A genomic window from Sphingobacterium sp. BN32 includes:
- a CDS encoding phytanoyl-CoA dioxygenase family protein — protein MKYQVSPEQIAFYRENGYLVIEDFLSPEELEKWREVVFSAVEKRAGKKMPGKETQVGEDDGINKDADYFGKVFDQLLNLWQTDEGVKELMLDRRIGELVGNLAQVDGIRIWHDQALFKRPFANPTAWHLDTPFWSFSDREALSIWIALDDATLENGCLYFVPGSFKKTDFTNIGIGKNMNGIFEVYPELAQINPAPAPLKAGSCSIHNGLTIHGAGPNMTNGYRRAMTCAYMPDGNVFNGQANILPPDYLATLKVGDLLNDDEQNPLIYHRSW, from the coding sequence ATGAAGTATCAAGTTAGTCCAGAGCAAATTGCTTTCTATCGTGAGAACGGTTATTTAGTTATTGAGGATTTTTTAAGTCCGGAGGAGCTAGAGAAATGGCGTGAAGTAGTTTTCTCAGCAGTAGAGAAGAGAGCGGGGAAAAAGATGCCCGGCAAGGAAACACAAGTGGGAGAGGATGATGGGATCAATAAAGATGCGGATTACTTCGGGAAAGTATTCGATCAATTATTGAATCTCTGGCAAACAGATGAGGGCGTTAAGGAATTGATGCTAGACCGTCGAATCGGCGAATTGGTTGGCAATTTAGCGCAAGTGGATGGTATCCGAATTTGGCATGATCAGGCTTTATTCAAGCGTCCCTTTGCTAATCCGACGGCTTGGCACTTAGATACACCATTCTGGTCGTTCTCCGACCGGGAAGCTTTATCCATCTGGATCGCATTGGACGATGCGACTTTAGAGAACGGCTGTCTATATTTTGTACCGGGCTCATTTAAGAAAACCGACTTTACGAATATCGGTATCGGCAAAAACATGAACGGTATTTTCGAAGTATATCCGGAGCTTGCGCAGATTAACCCTGCCCCAGCACCTTTGAAAGCCGGAAGCTGTTCTATCCATAACGGGTTGACCATACATGGTGCCGGTCCGAACATGACCAACGGCTACCGTCGAGCAATGACATGTGCATACATGCCGGATGGCAATGTATTCAACGGACAGGCGAATATTCTTCCTCCAGATTACCTGGCTACATTGAAAGTCGGCGATCTGTTGAACGATGACGAACAAAACCCTTTAATCTATCATAGATCATGGTAG
- a CDS encoding RagB/SusD family nutrient uptake outer membrane protein, whose translation MKKIFLFFIAGTLFVSCNKKLDVAPPNNITDEQIQELLKSGDEATIRTVLGGMANSMPRAFNYGGSGNSESRYTNVFGLEVMRNLEGNDIVFGDQNLTIFGGDEYRFLDFISEGTNKNSPYWFFAWNGITTANKMLNYLDDATVGSNTILKEFKARGLILRAYSYNFLMENYQDAYLQGGKDKLGLPLYDTYLPTQESKARATATETYNFIKADLQQAIQYLKDAGKGYTKEVNDFDLGVANFILARVALWTGDWATVISSSNDILANYPTLLPQSAYGATNDGTQANPIMRPEKNGFLNNAVNPEVIFGFPLGDALTTHNMWMNPFAEAEGGLLRGFQRIDARLYNSIAPNDFRKNAFMATAWGDYSYPTNNEKRTIPAYTNLKFAATHGLGSDDKKNVGKNSAYFFRTSEALLMKAEAQAQSGDAAGAKATLNILLAARTKAGAATLTVDNYPGMAGLTPLQMVQLQTRIELWGEGGREFFNNKRWNIAVDRASSTNHVDKSSYPVSKMTLQIPLDEMMYNDKMVQN comes from the coding sequence ATGAAAAAGATATTTTTATTCTTTATAGCAGGAACGCTATTCGTTTCATGTAATAAGAAATTAGACGTGGCACCGCCGAATAACATTACGGATGAGCAAATCCAGGAGTTATTGAAGAGTGGTGATGAGGCAACGATTCGTACGGTCTTAGGCGGTATGGCGAATAGCATGCCCCGAGCATTCAACTACGGTGGTTCAGGTAACTCTGAATCGAGATATACCAATGTTTTCGGCTTGGAAGTTATGCGGAACTTGGAAGGAAACGACATCGTTTTTGGAGATCAGAATCTAACGATCTTTGGTGGCGATGAGTACCGATTTTTGGATTTTATATCCGAAGGAACAAATAAAAACTCGCCCTATTGGTTTTTCGCTTGGAACGGTATTACAACAGCCAATAAAATGCTCAATTATTTGGACGATGCGACGGTTGGAAGCAATACTATTTTGAAAGAGTTTAAAGCAAGAGGGTTGATCCTTCGCGCTTATTCTTATAACTTCCTGATGGAGAACTATCAGGATGCCTACCTACAAGGAGGAAAGGATAAGTTAGGATTGCCGCTTTACGATACTTATCTTCCAACGCAGGAAAGCAAGGCTCGTGCGACAGCAACGGAGACTTATAATTTCATCAAAGCGGATCTTCAACAGGCGATTCAGTATTTAAAAGATGCTGGAAAAGGCTATACAAAAGAGGTCAATGATTTCGACTTAGGGGTTGCCAATTTTATTCTGGCTCGAGTTGCTTTATGGACAGGAGACTGGGCTACGGTGATCTCGTCTAGCAACGATATCTTGGCAAACTACCCTACGCTATTACCACAATCAGCATATGGAGCTACAAACGACGGAACACAGGCGAATCCTATTATGCGTCCGGAGAAGAATGGTTTCTTGAACAACGCCGTAAATCCAGAGGTAATCTTCGGATTTCCTTTAGGCGATGCTCTGACCACGCATAACATGTGGATGAATCCATTTGCAGAAGCAGAGGGCGGTTTGCTACGTGGTTTCCAACGTATCGATGCCAGATTATACAATAGCATTGCTCCGAATGACTTCCGTAAGAATGCGTTTATGGCAACTGCTTGGGGCGATTACAGCTACCCGACCAACAACGAAAAACGTACTATTCCGGCCTACACGAACTTGAAATTTGCCGCAACGCATGGTTTGGGCAGCGACGACAAGAAAAATGTAGGTAAAAACTCGGCTTACTTTTTCCGTACATCGGAAGCTTTGTTAATGAAAGCGGAAGCACAGGCACAAAGTGGCGATGCCGCAGGTGCAAAAGCGACTTTAAATATTTTGTTGGCCGCTAGAACAAAAGCCGGTGCAGCAACGCTTACCGTGGATAACTACCCGGGAATGGCAGGCCTTACGCCGCTTCAAATGGTTCAATTGCAAACGCGTATTGAGCTTTGGGGAGAAGGTGGTCGTGAATTTTTCAACAACAAGCGTTGGAATATAGCGGTTGACCGTGCTAGTTCAACAAACCATGTCGATAAATCTTCTTATCCGGTTTCTAAGATGACTTTACAGATTCCATTGGATGAGATGATGTACAACGATAAAATGGTTCAAAATTAA
- a CDS encoding SusC/RagA family TonB-linked outer membrane protein translates to MCKSKLGRYFSFVLSMLFVFTTSISMAQTDRVIRGTVVDATTGAALGGVSISDSATKNATSTANDGTFEIGTRTNSTLIFQYVGYARKTVTVGSQSNISVQLSEDESELEEVVVVAYGTARKRDLTGSVSQIDSKALSQQSNSTVSRALEGAAPGIQVSAVDGQPGVDMGIRVRGLGSANQNTSNALVVIDGVPAQNDNPLASISPKDIENVTILKDAASTALYGSRGANGVVLITTKKGAKGAPRIAFEGKMGINQIGPYQYDKISDPKDIYEFAWLTIYNSVRYGVGGSGAAKGYTTNVQNPNMSHEDAALFASQHLFDYTGSMTDFKVNNLGNWMLYDVPGAIYTPTGGTGANASSTMSGAYLVNPDGKLNPNARLLYNENYDSHLLQNRTRQEYNVSASGGSEKVDYFISGGYLGDPSYIRGSSFKRYNGRANVNAQVYDWLKLGANVGYANRDTQSPATRFGRNPGSSTANAFRFINGQNPLTQLYARDQNGNIIQENGKDKVHVLQGDTWSPVGPTAAALSSTNVLTVLDNDIDKRVSDDWNTRVYGTINFLNDFTFTANFSLDKFNDIRTRYWNAESGQAAGIGAFGKVFSNVSIMNAQQLLNYNKKVGSHTFEGLLGHEYDAFQFETLNYRSSYSLIDNFPTYANYVGRYDGGTFSNPGGGIDTRRMESYFARGNYNYADKYFAQVSVRRDGSSKFKLKNKRWGTFWSVGAGWRINGEDFMENTKDWLDNLKIRASYGVIGNQNGISNYSGYQTWGFSAVYQQTTAGTGIPTSYVLNQNAYVNDQLTWEKINTFDAGLEIGFFNRVRATFDYYNRLTTNAIWSQPIAMSKGQSSILTNSAKLSNYGFEVDLSVDVIKNEDWNWTLSTNGTHYRTILKEVPPGVGSAALDGDWTGGVDGWSSAGTAGNTNIAYLRGIDKDYFNMYLFKYAGVDQNTGLPMFYHRVTEADLSAGLFAGSKVGESVATTDYSKASRYEMGSAVPSWIGGFSTSLRYKNFDLYGAFAYQVGGKFLSTEYANSLYVTENPGKSLSSELIGNTWTTENTGAKFPMAMYGNTYGNGSTFGSWMYSDMAMFNASYLNLKNITIGYTLPADLLGNSKIKRLRVYASGDNIFMLTSHSGIDPRMSLVGGWEVGAYSYPTMRTFSAGVNLEF, encoded by the coding sequence ATGTGTAAATCTAAATTAGGAAGGTATTTCTCTTTCGTCTTGAGCATGCTGTTCGTGTTTACCACGAGCATAAGTATGGCGCAGACCGATCGAGTAATCCGAGGTACCGTTGTAGATGCTACAACAGGTGCTGCATTAGGGGGAGTATCTATTTCCGATTCTGCTACCAAAAATGCCACTTCCACGGCAAACGATGGGACATTCGAAATTGGAACTAGAACCAATTCAACATTAATCTTTCAATACGTTGGTTATGCAAGAAAAACAGTAACCGTTGGATCACAGTCCAACATCTCGGTTCAATTGTCTGAGGACGAGTCAGAGCTGGAGGAGGTTGTTGTGGTTGCCTACGGTACGGCAAGAAAGCGTGATCTTACAGGCTCTGTATCGCAAATTGACTCCAAAGCATTGTCGCAACAATCCAATTCGACGGTGAGTAGAGCCTTAGAAGGTGCTGCACCGGGTATTCAAGTATCGGCGGTTGACGGTCAACCGGGTGTCGATATGGGTATCCGTGTTCGTGGTCTAGGGTCGGCAAATCAAAACACATCAAATGCATTAGTGGTAATCGACGGTGTTCCAGCACAGAATGATAACCCACTGGCGTCGATCAGTCCGAAGGACATCGAGAATGTGACGATTTTAAAGGATGCGGCTTCGACAGCGCTTTACGGTTCTCGCGGTGCTAATGGGGTGGTCTTGATCACGACAAAGAAGGGTGCTAAAGGAGCGCCAAGAATTGCTTTTGAAGGTAAAATGGGGATTAACCAGATTGGGCCATACCAATACGACAAGATATCTGATCCAAAAGATATTTATGAGTTTGCTTGGTTGACCATTTATAATTCGGTTCGCTATGGCGTAGGTGGTTCAGGTGCAGCGAAAGGCTATACGACCAACGTTCAAAATCCGAACATGTCGCATGAGGATGCTGCGCTATTTGCGTCGCAGCACTTGTTTGACTATACGGGTTCCATGACTGATTTTAAAGTCAATAATTTAGGTAACTGGATGTTGTATGATGTGCCGGGTGCTATCTATACTCCAACAGGAGGTACAGGTGCAAATGCATCATCGACCATGTCGGGCGCTTATCTGGTGAATCCCGATGGTAAGTTAAATCCAAATGCCAGATTACTTTACAACGAAAACTATGATTCACATTTACTACAAAACAGAACCAGACAGGAATACAATGTTTCTGCGTCAGGAGGTTCAGAAAAAGTAGACTATTTTATCTCGGGTGGTTACTTAGGTGATCCATCCTATATTCGTGGTTCATCATTCAAGCGCTATAATGGTCGCGCGAATGTGAACGCGCAAGTTTATGACTGGTTGAAATTAGGCGCGAATGTTGGCTATGCAAACCGTGATACGCAATCGCCGGCAACACGTTTTGGCCGTAATCCGGGTAGTTCAACTGCTAACGCTTTCCGTTTTATCAATGGACAGAACCCATTAACGCAGTTATACGCTCGCGATCAGAATGGAAATATTATTCAGGAAAACGGTAAAGACAAAGTACACGTCTTACAAGGCGATACTTGGTCGCCGGTAGGTCCAACAGCAGCAGCATTAAGCTCAACTAATGTGTTAACGGTATTAGATAATGATATCGACAAACGAGTATCTGACGATTGGAATACCCGTGTTTATGGAACGATCAATTTCTTAAACGACTTTACGTTCACAGCGAACTTCTCTTTAGATAAATTCAATGATATCCGCACGCGCTATTGGAATGCGGAATCAGGGCAAGCAGCGGGAATTGGTGCATTCGGAAAAGTATTTTCCAATGTATCGATTATGAATGCGCAGCAATTGTTGAACTATAACAAAAAGGTAGGTTCTCATACCTTTGAAGGTTTATTAGGACATGAGTATGATGCTTTCCAATTTGAGACTTTAAACTATCGTTCTTCTTACTCGTTGATCGACAACTTCCCGACCTATGCGAACTATGTTGGTCGCTACGACGGGGGAACATTCTCCAACCCAGGGGGTGGTATCGATACACGTCGTATGGAAAGTTATTTCGCTCGCGGAAACTATAATTATGCGGATAAGTACTTCGCTCAAGTTTCCGTTCGTCGCGATGGCTCATCGAAGTTCAAATTGAAAAATAAACGTTGGGGCACATTCTGGTCAGTAGGCGCAGGATGGAGAATCAACGGCGAAGATTTCATGGAAAATACCAAAGACTGGTTAGACAATTTAAAAATTCGTGCTAGTTACGGTGTGATCGGTAACCAAAATGGTATTTCCAACTATTCAGGTTATCAGACTTGGGGATTCTCTGCAGTTTATCAACAAACGACAGCTGGTACAGGTATTCCTACTTCCTATGTGTTGAACCAAAACGCCTATGTGAACGACCAATTGACCTGGGAAAAAATCAACACCTTCGATGCAGGTTTAGAAATCGGATTCTTCAATCGCGTTCGTGCAACATTCGATTATTATAACCGATTGACAACGAATGCTATCTGGTCACAACCGATCGCTATGTCAAAAGGACAATCGTCAATATTAACGAACTCCGCGAAATTAAGCAACTACGGTTTTGAAGTTGATCTAAGTGTGGATGTAATTAAAAACGAAGACTGGAACTGGACCTTATCTACGAATGGTACACACTACCGCACGATCTTGAAAGAAGTTCCTCCGGGTGTTGGTTCGGCGGCATTGGATGGCGATTGGACTGGTGGTGTAGATGGTTGGAGTTCGGCAGGTACAGCTGGCAATACAAATATTGCTTACCTACGTGGTATTGACAAAGATTACTTCAACATGTACCTGTTCAAATATGCGGGTGTTGACCAGAATACCGGTTTACCGATGTTCTATCACCGAGTAACGGAAGCCGACTTAAGCGCTGGTTTATTCGCAGGTTCTAAAGTTGGCGAAAGCGTGGCAACGACAGATTACTCTAAAGCGAGTCGTTATGAAATGGGAAGTGCTGTTCCTTCTTGGATTGGTGGTTTCTCGACTTCATTGCGCTACAAAAACTTCGACCTTTATGGAGCCTTTGCCTACCAAGTTGGTGGTAAATTCCTGAGTACAGAGTATGCGAACAGCTTATATGTAACAGAGAATCCAGGCAAATCTTTATCGTCTGAACTGATCGGTAACACATGGACAACTGAAAATACAGGAGCGAAATTCCCGATGGCGATGTATGGAAACACCTATGGAAACGGTTCTACTTTCGGAAGCTGGATGTATAGCGATATGGCTATGTTCAACGCTTCTTACCTGAACTTGAAGAACATTACAATAGGCTATACCTTACCTGCAGACCTATTAGGGAACAGTAAGATTAAGAGATTAAGAGTTTATGCTTCTGGCGACAACATCTTCATGCTGACTTCGCACAGCGGTATCGACCCGAGAATGTCATTAGTAGGTGGTTGGGAAGTAGGCGCTTACAGCTACCCTACGATGCGTACATTCTCTGCAGGTGTTAATCTAGAATTTTAA
- a CDS encoding FGGY-family carbohydrate kinase, whose product MGGKTRKPVVAIFDVGKTNKKLFLFDEHYQIVYEKSARFLETLDEDGDPCENLESLRLSVFDSLHEIFRREEFDVKAINFTSYGASFVYVDENGRPLAPLYNYLKEYPQALSSALHQQYGGVEQFSLDTASPSLGSLNSGLQVYRLKKEQQEIYEKTKYALHLPQYLSFLLSGKAYSDMTSIGCHTALWDYKQHDYHQWVKDEKIVEKLAPVVDASAVFPATFPGSTFKIGVGLHDSSSALIPYLLNFHEPFILISTGTWCISINPFNDQPLTKAELESDCLFYLSFQGKHVKASRLFAGQEHEIQSKRIAEHFDITTAKFKHMDINWTIVKALEKASIASELDAFGKIDLAQYANYEEAYHALILHLIKAQVVSTKLIQAGQKTTRIFVDGGFSKNNIYMNLLAHEFPEMEVYAASMAQATAIGAALVIHEHWNKQPVPNDLIEIRFFRA is encoded by the coding sequence ATGGGGGGAAAAACACGCAAACCGGTAGTAGCCATATTTGATGTGGGCAAGACGAATAAGAAACTTTTCTTATTCGATGAGCATTATCAAATTGTATATGAGAAATCTGCGCGTTTCTTGGAGACGTTGGATGAAGATGGCGACCCGTGTGAAAATTTAGAGAGCCTGCGATTGTCGGTCTTCGACTCCTTGCACGAGATCTTTCGCCGGGAGGAGTTTGATGTGAAAGCCATTAACTTCACATCCTATGGCGCCAGTTTTGTCTATGTGGATGAGAATGGTCGTCCTTTAGCGCCACTTTATAACTACCTAAAAGAGTACCCACAGGCCTTGTCCTCGGCTCTGCACCAGCAATACGGAGGCGTCGAGCAGTTCAGTCTCGATACAGCATCGCCTTCGTTGGGAAGTCTGAACTCCGGGCTTCAAGTCTATCGGCTAAAAAAAGAGCAGCAGGAAATCTATGAGAAAACAAAATATGCCCTACATCTACCGCAATATTTAAGTTTCTTGCTTTCTGGAAAGGCTTACTCGGATATGACGAGCATAGGCTGTCATACAGCCCTTTGGGATTATAAGCAGCATGATTACCACCAATGGGTAAAAGATGAAAAGATCGTTGAGAAATTAGCACCTGTGGTAGACGCCTCGGCTGTATTCCCGGCGACCTTTCCAGGTAGTACCTTTAAAATTGGTGTCGGATTGCACGACAGTTCGTCCGCATTGATTCCTTACTTATTGAATTTCCATGAGCCTTTCATCCTGATTTCTACTGGAACCTGGTGTATTTCTATCAATCCTTTCAATGATCAGCCCTTAACCAAGGCAGAACTAGAAAGCGATTGTTTGTTTTACCTGTCTTTTCAGGGAAAGCATGTTAAGGCCTCGCGCTTATTTGCAGGGCAGGAACATGAAATCCAATCGAAAAGAATAGCGGAGCATTTTGATATCACGACTGCGAAATTCAAACATATGGATATCAACTGGACGATTGTTAAAGCCTTAGAAAAAGCAAGCATAGCATCTGAATTAGATGCTTTCGGTAAGATTGACTTAGCGCAATATGCCAATTATGAGGAAGCCTATCATGCCTTGATTCTGCATTTGATCAAAGCGCAGGTGGTATCGACGAAGCTTATTCAAGCCGGTCAGAAAACTACCCGCATCTTTGTCGATGGGGGTTTTAGCAAGAACAATATCTATATGAACCTGTTGGCGCATGAATTTCCTGAAATGGAGGTCTATGCAGCGTCCATGGCACAGGCAACCGCCATCGGGGCGGCCTTAGTCATCCATGAGCATTGGAATAAACAACCGGTGCCCAACGACCTGATCGAGATCAGGTTCTTTAGAGCGTAA
- a CDS encoding TIM barrel protein, with amino-acid sequence MRLEKEQIEQHNSKLAAKHKRAFDFISEDIPQVESIIHKLQQFQIAIPSWALGTGGTRFGRFSGKGEPGNLEQKIEDVGLLHALNRSSGAISLHIPWDIPKDAEQTKALAASYGLQFDAVNSNTFQDQAEQELSYKYGSLHHVDPNVRKQAVQHNIDVINHGIALGSKALTVWLADGSSFPGQLNFREAFQNTLESLKEIYAHLPEDWKLFVEYKAFEPYFYSMTIGDWGQSLLLASKLGPKAYTLVDLGHHLPNANIEQIVSLLLMEGKLGGFHFNDSKYADDDLTAGSIKPYQLFLIFNELVEGMDARGMDHATGLGWMIDASHNLKDPLVDLLQSVEAIMIAYAQALLVDRDALKEAQRNNDIVKAQQILQDAFRTDLRAVVAEARLRDGAALDPIGLFNELAVRDQLIKERGNNTVATGL; translated from the coding sequence ATGAGATTAGAGAAAGAACAAATAGAGCAGCATAACAGTAAATTAGCAGCTAAGCATAAGCGAGCATTTGATTTTATTTCCGAGGATATCCCTCAGGTAGAATCTATTATCCATAAACTGCAGCAGTTTCAGATTGCCATCCCCAGTTGGGCATTGGGTACAGGTGGTACCCGCTTCGGACGTTTTTCCGGAAAAGGCGAACCTGGGAACTTGGAGCAAAAAATTGAAGATGTGGGATTATTACATGCTTTGAATCGCTCCAGCGGTGCTATTTCCTTGCATATTCCCTGGGATATTCCAAAAGACGCCGAACAAACGAAAGCATTGGCAGCAAGCTATGGCTTACAATTTGATGCGGTCAATTCTAATACCTTTCAGGATCAAGCCGAGCAAGAATTGAGCTATAAATATGGTTCCTTACATCATGTAGACCCGAACGTGCGCAAGCAAGCCGTACAACATAATATCGATGTGATCAATCATGGGATTGCGTTGGGTTCCAAAGCATTAACGGTGTGGTTGGCCGATGGATCTTCTTTCCCCGGTCAGTTGAACTTTCGCGAGGCGTTCCAAAATACCCTGGAAAGCTTAAAAGAAATCTATGCGCACCTACCGGAAGATTGGAAGCTATTTGTCGAATACAAGGCGTTCGAGCCTTATTTCTATTCGATGACGATAGGAGATTGGGGACAGTCGTTATTGTTAGCTTCAAAGCTTGGCCCTAAGGCGTATACCTTAGTCGATCTAGGTCACCACTTACCGAATGCAAACATCGAACAGATTGTTTCCTTGCTGTTAATGGAAGGGAAGCTTGGTGGTTTCCACTTCAATGACAGTAAGTATGCGGATGATGATTTAACGGCAGGAAGCATTAAGCCATACCAATTGTTCCTCATCTTTAACGAATTGGTTGAAGGGATGGACGCTAGAGGCATGGATCATGCAACGGGACTTGGATGGATGATCGACGCTTCACACAATTTAAAAGATCCTTTGGTGGATCTATTGCAATCGGTGGAAGCGATTATGATTGCTTACGCACAAGCTTTATTAGTCGACCGCGATGCGCTGAAAGAGGCTCAACGCAACAATGATATCGTCAAAGCACAGCAAATCCTGCAAGACGCGTTCCGTACGGATCTACGTGCAGTAGTTGCGGAAGCAAGATTGCGCGATGGCGCAGCATTAGACCCGATCGGTTTGTTCAATGAGCTTGCTGTTCGTGATCAATTAATCAAAGAACGTGGCAATAACACGGTAGCTACCGGTTTATAA
- a CDS encoding bifunctional aldolase/short-chain dehydrogenase, with protein MKTYKHVNYLWNDEQAKSLEGDEVALLLYRSNLLGSDLRITNYGGGNTSCKLMDKDPLTGEEVEVMWIKGSGGDIGTLKKSGLAALYVDRLRNLENVYRGIEHEDEMVELFNHCIFDLNSKAPSIDTPLHGFLPFKHIDHLHPDAAIAIAAAKDGKQITQDLFNGTIGWVDWQKPGFDLGLQLRECLEQNPGIRGIMLGSHGLFTWGDTAYESYVNSLDVIEACATYLEENYGKARPVFGGQKVESLTEADRQSQAAKLAPILRGFCSSERHMIGHFTDDPRVLEYINSNDLEKLAPLGTSCPDHFLRTKIQPLILNLDKNEDLSDLQAIKEKIAPLFEDYRAMYTEYYETCKHPNSPAIRDRNPVIIIYPGVGMFAFAKDKQTARVAAEFYTNAINVMKGSEAVSEYTSLPRQEAFNIEYWLLEEAKLQRMPKPKALSGKIALVTGSAGGIGKAIAKKFASEGAVVVLNDMNAERLTGAEEEFVGLFGKDNVVSVFLDVTNEEQIKKAFEKASLAFGGIDIVVNNAGLSISKSIEDHTEKDLDLLYDVLVKGQFFVTQEGVKIMKAQAVGGDVLNIVSKNALVSGPNNAGYGSAKAAQLHLSRLNAAELGAAKIRVNVVNPDAVISDSNIWAGGWAEGRAKAYGVTVEELPAYYAKRTLLNEIILPEDIANACFAFVGGLLNKSTGNVLNVDGGVAMSFVR; from the coding sequence GTGAAAACATACAAGCACGTCAACTATTTATGGAACGATGAGCAAGCAAAGTCACTTGAGGGTGATGAGGTTGCGTTATTGTTATACCGCTCAAATCTGTTGGGCTCAGATTTGAGAATTACGAACTATGGTGGAGGAAATACATCCTGCAAGCTGATGGACAAAGATCCATTGACTGGCGAAGAAGTAGAAGTGATGTGGATCAAAGGTTCGGGTGGTGATATCGGCACATTAAAAAAATCCGGTTTAGCTGCATTATATGTAGATCGCCTTCGTAATCTGGAGAATGTTTACCGTGGAATAGAGCACGAGGATGAGATGGTGGAGTTATTCAACCATTGTATCTTCGACTTAAATTCGAAAGCACCGTCCATCGATACGCCATTACATGGATTTCTACCTTTCAAACATATAGATCACCTGCATCCTGATGCAGCGATTGCTATTGCAGCAGCGAAAGATGGAAAACAAATTACACAGGATCTGTTCAATGGTACGATTGGCTGGGTAGATTGGCAAAAACCGGGCTTCGATCTTGGTTTGCAACTGAGAGAGTGCTTGGAACAAAATCCAGGTATTCGCGGTATCATGTTAGGGTCGCATGGCTTGTTTACTTGGGGTGATACCGCTTATGAAAGCTATGTGAATTCATTAGATGTTATCGAAGCCTGTGCGACTTATTTGGAAGAAAATTACGGGAAAGCTAGACCTGTTTTCGGAGGGCAAAAAGTAGAAAGCTTAACGGAAGCAGACAGGCAATCGCAAGCAGCTAAATTAGCGCCTATTTTGAGAGGATTCTGCTCGAGCGAGCGCCACATGATTGGCCACTTTACAGACGATCCTCGCGTATTGGAATATATCAACTCCAACGATTTAGAAAAACTTGCACCCTTAGGAACAAGTTGCCCCGATCACTTCCTGCGCACGAAAATTCAACCGCTGATCTTGAATTTAGATAAGAATGAAGATCTAAGCGATCTACAGGCTATCAAAGAGAAGATAGCGCCGCTTTTTGAAGATTATAGAGCGATGTACACGGAGTATTACGAAACCTGTAAACATCCAAACAGCCCTGCTATTCGCGATAGGAACCCCGTAATCATCATCTATCCGGGTGTCGGTATGTTTGCCTTTGCAAAAGATAAGCAGACCGCACGGGTTGCGGCGGAGTTCTATACCAATGCAATCAATGTGATGAAAGGTTCAGAGGCCGTGAGTGAATACACCTCTTTACCTCGTCAGGAGGCTTTCAATATCGAGTATTGGTTGTTAGAAGAAGCGAAACTTCAACGTATGCCAAAGCCGAAAGCCTTATCCGGAAAGATTGCCTTAGTAACAGGTAGTGCCGGTGGTATTGGAAAAGCAATCGCGAAAAAGTTTGCTTCGGAAGGTGCGGTCGTTGTATTAAATGATATGAATGCTGAGCGACTGACAGGCGCTGAAGAAGAGTTTGTAGGCTTATTTGGCAAGGATAATGTAGTTTCCGTATTTTTAGATGTTACCAATGAAGAGCAGATTAAGAAAGCATTCGAGAAGGCTAGTTTAGCGTTCGGTGGGATTGATATAGTGGTTAATAATGCTGGATTATCGATTTCTAAATCAATTGAAGATCATACAGAAAAAGATCTTGACTTATTATATGACGTTTTAGTCAAAGGACAATTCTTCGTGACACAAGAAGGTGTTAAAATCATGAAGGCGCAGGCCGTAGGCGGAGATGTATTGAATATCGTGAGCAAAAACGCATTAGTGAGTGGGCCGAACAATGCCGGTTACGGAAGTGCAAAAGCTGCGCAATTACATTTAAGCAGGCTAAATGCAGCTGAGCTTGGCGCAGCGAAAATCCGTGTCAATGTGGTTAATCCCGATGCGGTGATTTCTGATAGTAATATCTGGGCAGGCGGATGGGCTGAAGGTAGAGCGAAAGCCTACGGTGTGACGGTTGAAGAATTGCCGGCTTACTATGCAAAACGTACCTTATTAAATGAAATCATTCTTCCGGAAGATATTGCAAACGCATGTTTCGCTTTTGTAGGCGGATTGCTGAACAAATCAACTGGAAATGTATTGAATGTCGATGGCGGAGTTGCCATGTCATTCGTGAGATAA